The Shinella zoogloeoides genome contains the following window.
CCATGTGCCGTAGAGCCAGCGATAGGCCGCGCCCATATTCGCATAAGGCCCCTTGTGGCGCAGCACCGCATAATCGCCGCCGGCCAGCGTGCGGGATACCAGCGGTGCCTCCGCCGGAATGTCCGCCCCGGCCGTCACGCAGGCGAAGGAGCGCAGCTTTTCCTCTGCGACGAGTTCGGGATCGTCGAGGAAAAGGCCGATCATCCGCATGTCCGGCTGGAAGATGTTACGCGAGAAGAGCGCACCGTAAAGCGCCTCGAAGGCCTTGCCGATGCCCATATAGGAACCGGAATGGGGAATGCAGAGCAGCCTCTGCTCGGGAAGGGTGGTGACGGCGACGTCGAACATGCGGGAGGTCTCCTTGTCGTTTTCAGGGGCGTAGGCGCGATGGGATCCCTCCCTCCGGTAACGCGCCGGCGGCATGCCATAGGCAGCCGCGAAAACGCGCGTGAAGGATTGCAGGTTGGGATAGCCCCAGCGCGCGGCGATGTCCCGCACGGAGCTTTCGCTGCGCACCAGATCGCCGGCCGCACGATGCAGGCGCAGGCGGCGAACGGTCGTCGCCAGCGTCTCGTTGTGTACGGCGCGATAGACCCGGTGCCAGTGATGGGCGGAAAGGCAGGCGATCTCCGACAGCCGGTCAAGGTCCATGTCCTCGTCCAGATGCTCGTAGATATAGGCCGAAACGCGCAGCAGGCGTTTCTCGTAAGCTGCCCAGATCTCGTTCTCGCTCATGCCGTTTCTCTCCCGTCGGAACGCATTCAACCAAGCACGGCGCGATTTCACAAATCCTGCGCTTCTGCTTTGCCCTGCATTTTTCGCAAGGCTTTGCGCTCCGTCATTGCAAAAGCGGGCGACTCGGCGTGAAATCCCCTCGCCGGCCCTTTCCCAACCCACCGGCCCTCCGAGGCTCCCATGACGGATACATTGATGCCGAAGCTCGCCAGCGTCTTCGCGGAGGGCTACGGGCCGGCGCGCCTGCGGGCCGATGCGCTTTCGGGGCTGACGGTGGCCATCGTCGCGCTGCCGCTGTCCATGGCCATCGCAATAGCCTCGGGCGTCACGCCGGATCGGGGCCTCTATACCGCCATCGTCGGCGGTTTCCTCGTTTCCGCGCTCGGCGGCAGCCGCTTCCAGGTGGGCGGGCCGGCCGGAGCCTTCATCGTGCTGGTCTCGGCGACCGCCGCCCGCCACGGCGTCGAAGGCCTGCTGCTCGCCACGTTCCTTTCGGGCATCATGCTGGCGATAGCCGGCTATCTAAGGCTCGGTAAATATATCAAGTTCATCCCCTATCCGGTCACGGTCGGCTTCACCGCCGGCATCGCAGTGATCATCTTCGCCAGCCAGATCGGCGAACTCTTCGGCCTAAAACTCGACGGCCGCGAGCCGGGGCCGATCCTTGAAAAGCTTACCGCGCTCTGGGCGGCAAGGCCCACCTTCAATCCCGCCGCCTTCGGCGTCGCGGCGCTCACCGTCGCGGTCATCCTGCTCCTGCGACGCCTGCGCCCCTCATGGCCGCACCTCCTGATCGCCGTCACGGTCGCCTCCGTCGCCACCGCGCTCCTCTCGCTGCCGGCCGAGACGATCGGCACGCGCTTCGGCGGCATTCCGCGCAGCCTGCCGGTGCCGGCGCTACCGTCCTTCTCGCCGGATCTCGTCATCGCCGTGCTGCCCGACGCGGTGGCCTTCGCCCTGCTCGGGGCCATCGAATCGTTGTTGTCGGCGGTCGTGGCGGACGGTATGACCGGCCGGCGACATCGCTCCAGCATGGAGCTGATCGCGCAGGGTTTTGCCAATGTCGGCTCGGCGCTCTTCGGCGGCATCTGCGTGACCGGCACCATCGCCCGCACCGCGACGAATGTCCGCTCGGGCGCCACCAGCCCGGTCTCCGGCATGCTGCATGCCGCCTTCCTGCTTCTCTTCATGCTCGTCGCCGCGCCGCTCGCCAGCTATATCCCGCTCGCGGCCCTTGCCGGCGTGCTCGCGGTCGTCGCCTTCAACATGGTGGAGCGCCCGGCCATCGCCGCCCTCTTGCGCGCCTCGCGGGGCGATGCCGCCGTGCTTGCCGTCACCTTCCTGCTCGTCGTCTTCCGCGATCTGACGGAAGGCATCGTCGTCGGCTTCCTGCTCGGGGCCGTGCTCTTCATCGACCGCATGGGCAAGGCCGTGAACATTCGCGAGGAAAGCGTGCCCCGCCTCGTGCGCGCCATCGAGGAAGCCGGCGAGGACGGGAGCGCGCCGGAACGGCCGGTGGTGGCGGACGATCCCGATACGGTGATCTACCGCATCAGCGGCGTGTTCTTCTTCGGCGCGGCGGCCAGCGTCGGCTCGATACTCGACCGCATCGCCGACCAGCGGCGCAACTTCGTGCTCGACTGCACCGATGTGCCGCTGCTCGATTCCACGGCCGCGAGCGTCATCGAGGGGCTGGTGCGCAAGGCGGAACGCGCAGGCGTGCGCGTCTTCATCGCGGGGCTGAAACCCGAACTGCGCAAGCTGCTGGAAGCCCATGACCTGCATGCGCCGCGGCTGACCTTCAGCCCCGGCGTCGAGGCCGCCATGGCGGAAATTGCGGCAGCACGGCCAGATCGTTAGCTGGCTATAGATATGCCCGTTGCCGGCGGGCGCATGCGTTCGGCAAGCCCGGCAAGCACACCGCCCGGCGTTGCCCGCATCACCCGGTTGCGGCCGGCTTCCTTGGCCGCATAGAGCGCGTTGTCGGCGGCCGAATGCAGGCGGTCGAAATTCGCCCCGAAGGTGGCGACATCCGCAAGGCCGATGCTGACCGAAACGCCGATCTGCCGCCCCTCACAGGCCACCGACATGGCCGCGACCGCAGCGCGCAGCATTTCCGCAAACTCCTGCGCCCTGTCGATCTCGTGGCGCGGTGCGAAGAGCGCGAATTCCTCGCCGCCGAAGCGGCTGAACAGCATGCCCTCCTCCAGCAGGACGGAAACCTGCTCGGAAAAGCGCTTCAGCACCATGTCGCCGGCGACATGGCCATGGCTGTCGTTGATCGTCTTGAAGCGGTCGAGGTCGAAGACCATCAGCGTGCCCTGCGCCCTGCGGGAGAGGCGGGCCTGCATATCCTCGAGGAACGATCCGCGATTGGCGATGCCGGTCAGCGCATCGGTGCGCGAGGCCTGCCGGTACAGTGCCTCGCCGCGCTCCTTGATGAGCACCAGCATGGCGACGGCGGCGAGGATCGTGTGGGCGAAAAGCTCCAGCGAGAAGACAGCGAACCACGCGGAATAGGCCGTGCCATAGGCGAACGACGCCGGAAACAGCAGCGCCATGGGAATGCGCAGGGAATAGATGATGGCGTGGCTGAGGAAGAAGACGGCGGACATGGTGCGCGTCGGCAGCGGCTCGCGGCTGCGCCCGCGCAGGATATCGATCCCCATCCAGAGGGAATAGGCGGTGATGATCACCGAGCTGACGATGATGCGGTTGTTCACATCGTCCGTGACCTGCGGCACCAGCAGATAGGCAAGGCACCAGAGGACAGGCCCGGCCAGCACGACCGAAAGATAGGCCGGCCGCCGGTCGAAGACCCGGAACCCCGCCCACATCAGGGCATAGCCGAGGGCGGCGAGCATGTTGCTGAAGCCGACGGTCAGCATCGGCAATCCCATGGGGCGCAGCGCATAGAGAAGGGTGCAGAGGGAGCCGACCCACATGGAAAGGCACCAGTAGCCGGCCGCCGTATGCCGCCGGTCCGTCAGCCAGACCTGCAGCATGAATATCCCGACGACCATGGTCGACAGGAAGGTACAGATCATCAAGGTCGATATACTGACGAGATTTTGAATCAAGGCATGCACTCCAAGCGTGCAGAGCCTAAAGGCAAATCTTGAAGACTTCGCAAACGCGAACGGCGGACCGAAGCCCGCCGTCACAACCTTGATTTTTCAAAAGAAACGTCAGCCGGCGATGGCCGCGGCGACCGCCTCGATCGCATCGGTCGCCTTGCCGCCATCCGGGCCGCCGGCCTGCGCCATGTCGGGACGCCCGCCGCCGCCCTTGCCGCCGAGCGCCTCGGAGGCGCGGCGCACGAGATCGACGGCGCTGAACCGGCCGGTGAGGTCGTCCGTGACGGCAACCACCGCGCTCGCCTTGCCATCCGCCGAGACGCCGACAAAGGTGACGACGCCGGAACCGAGGCTCTTCTTGCCCTCGTCAGCAAGGCTCTTCAGGTCCTTCGGCTCGACGCCGGTGACGGCCTTGCCGAGATACTTGACGCCGGCGACTTCGCGCACGCCGTCATCGCCGCCGGCCGAGCCGCCCGATAGCGCCAGCTTCTTCTTGGCTTCGGTCAGTTCGCGCTCCAGCTTGCGGCGCTCGTCCACCAGCGCCTCGACGCGGGCCAGAACCTCGCTTGGCTGGGCCTTCAGCGTGGTGGCGAGCGTCTTCACGCGCTCGTCCTGCTCGGCGAGATAGGCACGGGCCGCCTCGCCCGTCAACGCTTCGAGACGGCGGACGCCGGAACCGACGGCGCTGTCGGAAAGAATGCGCACCAGGCCGATCTCACCCGTCGCGGAGACATGCGTGCCGCCGCACAGCTCGACCGAATAGGGCCGGCTCGCCTTGGCGCCGCGAACGCCGGTGCCCATGGAGACGACGCGCACTTCATCGCCGTATTTCTCGCCGAACAGCGCCATGGCGCCCTCGGCAATGGCATCGTCCACCGTCATCAGGCGGGTGGTGACCGGCGAATTCTGCACGATGATCTCGTTCGCCATGTCCTCGACGACGCGCAATTCCTCGGCCGTCATGGGCTTGGGATGCGAAACGTCGAAGCGCAGGCGTTCCGGCGCGACGAGCGAACCCTTCTGGGCGACATGGGTGCCGAGCACTTCGCGCAGCGCCTCATGCAGCAGATGGGTCGCCGAATGGTTGGCGCGAAGGCGCGAGCGGCGGGCGTGATCGACCGTCAGCGCCACGGCGTCGCCGACCTTCAGTGTGCCTTCGGTCACGGTCGCGACATGCACGAAGAGGCCTTCGCCCTTCTTCTGCGTGTCCGAGACGGCAATCTTGGCGTTGTCGGCGGCGATCGTGCCGGTATCGCCCATCTGGCCGCCGGATTCGCCATAGAACGGCGTCTGGCTGATGACGAGCTGCACCTGTTCGCCGGCCGCGGCGGTCTCGACCGCCTTGCCGTCGCGCACGATGGCCTGCACCACGCCCTCGGCCGCTTCCGTGTCATATCCCAGGAACTCGGTGGCGCCGTGCTTTTCCTTCAACTCGAACCACACGGCTTCCGTCGCCTTGTCGCCGGAGCCGGACCAGTTGGCGCGTGCTTCCGCCTTCTGGCGCTGCATCGCATCGTTGAAGCCGGAAAGATCGACGTTGATTTCACGGGCGCGCAGCGCGTCCTGCGTCAAGTCGAGCGGGAAACCATAGGTGTCGTACAGCTTGAAGGCCGTCTCGCCATCCAGCATGTCGCCCTTCTTGAGCGTTCCGGTCGCATCCGAAAGCAGCGAGAGGCCGCGCTCCAGCGTCTTGCGGAAACGGGTTTCCTCAAGCTTCAGCGTTTCGGAAATCAGCGCTTCGGCCCGCACGAGCTCGGGATAGGCGCGGCCCATCTCGCCGACGAGCGCGGGCAGCAGCGACCACATCAGCGGCTCGCGCGCGCCGAGAAGCTGCATGTGGCGCATGGCGCGGCGCATGATGCGGCGCAGAACATAACCGCGGCCTTCGTTGGACGGCAGAACGCCGTCGGCGATCAGGAAGGCGGAGGAGCGCAGATGATCCGCGATCACGCGGCAGCTCGCCATCGCCTCGCCGTCGGCCTTCTTGCCGACCGTCTCCTGGACGGCGGCGATCAGGGTGCGGAAAAGGTCGGTCTCGAAGACGCTCTGCACGCCCTGGAGGATGCAGGCCATGCGCTCGAGGCCCATGCCCGTATCGATGGACGGGCGCGGCAGGGCGCTGCGCTCGCCGGGCGCGGTCTGCTCGAACTGCATGAAGACGAGGTTCCAGAATTCGAGGAACCGGTCGCCATCTTCTTCCGGCGAACCCGGAGGGCCGCCCCAGACATGTTCGCCCTGGTCGATGAAGATTTCCGAACAGGGACCACAGGGGCCGGTATCGCCCATCTGCCAGAAGTTGTCGGAGGTCGGGATGCGGATGATCCGGTCGTCGGAAAAGCCGGCGATCTTCTTCCACAGCAGCGCCGCCTCTTCGTCTTCCGCATAAACGGTGACGAGCAGGCGGTTCTTCGGCAGGTCGAAGCCCTTCGTCACCAGCGTCCAGGCAAGCTCGATCGCGCGCTCCTTGAAATAGTCGCCGAAGGAGAAGTTGCCGAGCATTTCGAAGAAGGTCAGATGCCGCGCCGTGTAGCCGACATTGTCGAGGTCGTTATGCTTGCCGCCGGCGCGCACGACCTTCTGGGCCGTGGTCGCGGTGGAATAGGGACGCGTCTCGAGGCCGGTGAAGACGTTCTTGAACTGCACCATGCCGGCATTGGTGAACATCAGCGTCGGGTCGTTGCGCGGCACGAGCGGGCTGGAGGACACGACCTCGTGGCCCTCTTTGCGGAAATAGTCGAGGAAAGTCGACCGGATCTCATTCACGCCGCTCATATCGCGTCCTTCATCCTGGCGCAGCCTGCAAAGGAGGCCGCGCATCATCCACCAATGTCACCTTCGGCAGAGGCGAAGCCGCCCCGCCGGCCGGAGTGCCCGCCCGGAGGCCATCACGCCATCCACCCGCGAATTCCGTCGAATTTGCACGCGCCCGCCGCCTGTCTTGCGAAAAGGGCGAAAACCTTGGGCGCGCGCGAGAACTCAAGGCTTTTATCGCCCGCCTCGGCACCTGTCCAGACACCAAAAAACCGGCCTTTCGCGAAGAAGAGGCCGGTTTTCGGATTTCATCCTTTCGCCCCTGCGGCAAGCGCAAAGGCGTCGGGGGCGATCAGGGTTCACCGTCGTCACCGTCGTTCGGGTCCGGGCCGCCGTTTTCGAGGAAGCGGTCGGCGATCAGGCCGGCATTCTGGCGCAGCGCCGTCTCGATCTCGCGGGCGAGATCCGGGTTGTCGCGCAGGAACGTCTTGGCGTTCTCGCGGCCCTGGCCGAGACGCTGGCTGTTATAGGAGAACCAGGCGCCGGACTTTTCGACGATACCGGCCTTGACGCCGAGGTCGATGAGTTCGCCCGTCTTGGAGACGCCCTCGCCATACATGATGTCGAACTCGACCTGCTTGAAGGGCGGAGCCATCTTGTTCTTGACGACCTTGACGCGGGTCTGGTTGCCGATGACCTCGTCACGCTCCTTGACCGCGCCGATACGGCGGATATCGAGGCGGACGGAGGCGTAGAACTTCAGCGCGTTGCCGCCTGTCGTCACTTCCGGCGAGCCGTAGACGACGCCGATCTTCATGCGGATCTGGTTGATGAAGATGACCATCGTGTTGGACTTGGAGATCGAGGCCGTCAGCTTGCGCAGCGCCTGGCTCATCAGGCGGGCCTGGAGGCCCGGCAGGCTTTCGCCCATCTCGCCCTCGATTTCCGCGCGCGGCGTGAGCGCCGCGACCGAGTCGACGACCAGAACGTCGATGGCGCCGGAGCGTACCAGCGTATCGGTGATTTCAAGCGCCTGCTCGCCGGTGTCGGGCTGCGAGATCAGCAGGTTTTCCAGGTCGACGCCAAGCTTGCGGGCATAGACCGGGTCGAGCGCGTGTTCGGCGTCGACGAAGGCGCAGATGCCGCCCTTCTTCTGGGCTTCCGCGATGGTTTGCAGCGCCAGCGTGGTCTTGCCCGAGCTTTCCGGGCCGTAAATCTCGATGATGCGGCCCTTGGGCAGGCCGCCGATGCCGAGCGCGACGTCGAGGCTGAGCGAGCCCGTCGAGACCGTCTCGACCTCGATGACGCTGTCCTTTCCGCCGAGCTTCATGATGGAGCCCTTGCCGAACGAGCGCTCGATCTGAGAGAGAGCTGCCTCGAGTGCCTTGCTTTTATCCACTGCTTTATCCTCTACGAGCCGCAAAGTGTTCTGTGCCATTTGGTCCACCTTTAGGTTATTGAAGCAAGACAGGCAACGAAGCCGCCGTTGAAAGCTATGTACACATTTTGTTCTCATTTTGCAAGGCGCATTCATCCA
Protein-coding sequences here:
- a CDS encoding GGDEF domain-containing protein; amino-acid sequence: MICTFLSTMVVGIFMLQVWLTDRRHTAAGYWCLSMWVGSLCTLLYALRPMGLPMLTVGFSNMLAALGYALMWAGFRVFDRRPAYLSVVLAGPVLWCLAYLLVPQVTDDVNNRIIVSSVIITAYSLWMGIDILRGRSREPLPTRTMSAVFFLSHAIIYSLRIPMALLFPASFAYGTAYSAWFAVFSLELFAHTILAAVAMLVLIKERGEALYRQASRTDALTGIANRGSFLEDMQARLSRRAQGTLMVFDLDRFKTINDSHGHVAGDMVLKRFSEQVSVLLEEGMLFSRFGGEEFALFAPRHEIDRAQEFAEMLRAAVAAMSVACEGRQIGVSVSIGLADVATFGANFDRLHSAADNALYAAKEAGRNRVMRATPGGVLAGLAERMRPPATGISIAS
- the recA gene encoding recombinase RecA — translated: MAQNTLRLVEDKAVDKSKALEAALSQIERSFGKGSIMKLGGKDSVIEVETVSTGSLSLDVALGIGGLPKGRIIEIYGPESSGKTTLALQTIAEAQKKGGICAFVDAEHALDPVYARKLGVDLENLLISQPDTGEQALEITDTLVRSGAIDVLVVDSVAALTPRAEIEGEMGESLPGLQARLMSQALRKLTASISKSNTMVIFINQIRMKIGVVYGSPEVTTGGNALKFYASVRLDIRRIGAVKERDEVIGNQTRVKVVKNKMAPPFKQVEFDIMYGEGVSKTGELIDLGVKAGIVEKSGAWFSYNSQRLGQGRENAKTFLRDNPDLAREIETALRQNAGLIADRFLENGGPDPNDGDDGEP
- a CDS encoding AraC family transcriptional regulator produces the protein MSENEIWAAYEKRLLRVSAYIYEHLDEDMDLDRLSEIACLSAHHWHRVYRAVHNETLATTVRRLRLHRAAGDLVRSESSVRDIAARWGYPNLQSFTRVFAAAYGMPPARYRREGSHRAYAPENDKETSRMFDVAVTTLPEQRLLCIPHSGSYMGIGKAFEALYGALFSRNIFQPDMRMIGLFLDDPELVAEEKLRSFACVTAGADIPAEAPLVSRTLAGGDYAVLRHKGPYANMGAAYRWLYGTWLPASGRSIRDEVMFEAYLNNPRDVPPNELLTEICLPLQSVAAAA
- the alaS gene encoding alanine--tRNA ligase, giving the protein MSGVNEIRSTFLDYFRKEGHEVVSSSPLVPRNDPTLMFTNAGMVQFKNVFTGLETRPYSTATTAQKVVRAGGKHNDLDNVGYTARHLTFFEMLGNFSFGDYFKERAIELAWTLVTKGFDLPKNRLLVTVYAEDEEAALLWKKIAGFSDDRIIRIPTSDNFWQMGDTGPCGPCSEIFIDQGEHVWGGPPGSPEEDGDRFLEFWNLVFMQFEQTAPGERSALPRPSIDTGMGLERMACILQGVQSVFETDLFRTLIAAVQETVGKKADGEAMASCRVIADHLRSSAFLIADGVLPSNEGRGYVLRRIMRRAMRHMQLLGAREPLMWSLLPALVGEMGRAYPELVRAEALISETLKLEETRFRKTLERGLSLLSDATGTLKKGDMLDGETAFKLYDTYGFPLDLTQDALRAREINVDLSGFNDAMQRQKAEARANWSGSGDKATEAVWFELKEKHGATEFLGYDTEAAEGVVQAIVRDGKAVETAAAGEQVQLVISQTPFYGESGGQMGDTGTIAADNAKIAVSDTQKKGEGLFVHVATVTEGTLKVGDAVALTVDHARRSRLRANHSATHLLHEALREVLGTHVAQKGSLVAPERLRFDVSHPKPMTAEELRVVEDMANEIIVQNSPVTTRLMTVDDAIAEGAMALFGEKYGDEVRVVSMGTGVRGAKASRPYSVELCGGTHVSATGEIGLVRILSDSAVGSGVRRLEALTGEAARAYLAEQDERVKTLATTLKAQPSEVLARVEALVDERRKLERELTEAKKKLALSGGSAGGDDGVREVAGVKYLGKAVTGVEPKDLKSLADEGKKSLGSGVVTFVGVSADGKASAVVAVTDDLTGRFSAVDLVRRASEALGGKGGGGRPDMAQAGGPDGGKATDAIEAVAAAIAG
- a CDS encoding SulP family inorganic anion transporter; the protein is MTDTLMPKLASVFAEGYGPARLRADALSGLTVAIVALPLSMAIAIASGVTPDRGLYTAIVGGFLVSALGGSRFQVGGPAGAFIVLVSATAARHGVEGLLLATFLSGIMLAIAGYLRLGKYIKFIPYPVTVGFTAGIAVIIFASQIGELFGLKLDGREPGPILEKLTALWAARPTFNPAAFGVAALTVAVILLLRRLRPSWPHLLIAVTVASVATALLSLPAETIGTRFGGIPRSLPVPALPSFSPDLVIAVLPDAVAFALLGAIESLLSAVVADGMTGRRHRSSMELIAQGFANVGSALFGGICVTGTIARTATNVRSGATSPVSGMLHAAFLLLFMLVAAPLASYIPLAALAGVLAVVAFNMVERPAIAALLRASRGDAAVLAVTFLLVVFRDLTEGIVVGFLLGAVLFIDRMGKAVNIREESVPRLVRAIEEAGEDGSAPERPVVADDPDTVIYRISGVFFFGAAASVGSILDRIADQRRNFVLDCTDVPLLDSTAASVIEGLVRKAERAGVRVFIAGLKPELRKLLEAHDLHAPRLTFSPGVEAAMAEIAAARPDR